A region from the Desulfoglaeba alkanexedens ALDC genome encodes:
- a CDS encoding lysophospholipid acyltransferase family protein produces MRAVRTATFYLMLLVSTVILGVAAIVIVLLTRRQDWAHLCGRLWGNLNLWAAGVKVQLQGVENIEPGTTYILAANHQGWFDIFAILGKIPVQFRWLAKEELFRIPLFGHAMRSIGYIPIDRADRRKALESLATAAEQVRRGTSIVIFPEGTRSLDGVLQNFKKGGILLAIRSQQPILPISISGSHKILPKKGTIMIRPGTIRMTIGKPIPTRQLTVKDRDLLMERLREAIRMHLLKEEGGGSTTRDRGL; encoded by the coding sequence ATGAGGGCGGTCCGAACCGCAACCTTTTACCTGATGCTGCTGGTCTCCACAGTGATCCTGGGAGTCGCGGCCATCGTCATCGTCCTGCTCACACGGCGCCAAGACTGGGCGCATCTGTGCGGACGACTCTGGGGCAACTTGAACCTTTGGGCCGCTGGGGTCAAGGTTCAGCTCCAGGGCGTGGAAAACATCGAACCCGGCACCACCTATATTCTGGCCGCCAATCACCAGGGATGGTTCGACATTTTCGCCATTCTCGGTAAGATCCCGGTGCAGTTCCGGTGGCTGGCCAAGGAAGAGCTGTTTCGGATTCCGCTGTTCGGCCACGCTATGCGATCCATCGGCTACATTCCCATAGACCGGGCGGACCGGCGCAAGGCCCTCGAGAGTCTGGCCACGGCCGCCGAGCAGGTGCGCCGGGGGACGTCCATCGTGATTTTTCCGGAAGGAACGCGGAGTCTGGACGGTGTGCTGCAGAACTTCAAGAAGGGCGGCATTCTACTAGCCATTCGCTCGCAGCAGCCCATCCTTCCCATCAGCATCAGCGGTTCGCACAAGATTCTCCCGAAAAAGGGAACCATCATGATCCGGCCGGGGACCATCCGGATGACCATCGGGAAACCGATCCCCACGAGGCAGCTGACGGTGAAAGACCGGGACCTGCTGATGGAAAGGCTGCGTGAAGCCATCCGGATGCATCTGCTGAAAGAGGAAGGGGGCGGCTCGACGACACGGGACAGAGGGCTGTAA
- a CDS encoding single-stranded DNA-binding protein gives MAGTVNKVILIGRLGSDPNLRYTTGGTAVVQLSVATNDRVPAGEGNWEEKTEWHRVVVFGKNAENCANYLAKGRLVYVEGRLQTRQWEDNQGVRRYTTEIVAREVGFLGGAGDSAGSGAAKAPQGPPKSATGQRSAAPQQSPEELPEMSGPPDDDIPF, from the coding sequence ATGGCAGGAACGGTCAACAAGGTCATTCTCATCGGACGCCTGGGTTCGGATCCCAATCTTCGTTACACTACCGGCGGAACGGCGGTGGTGCAGCTCAGCGTCGCCACCAACGATAGGGTGCCGGCGGGCGAAGGCAATTGGGAGGAAAAAACGGAGTGGCACCGGGTGGTGGTGTTCGGAAAAAACGCGGAAAACTGTGCCAACTATCTGGCCAAGGGACGGCTGGTCTACGTGGAGGGACGACTTCAGACGCGCCAGTGGGAAGACAACCAGGGGGTCCGCCGCTACACCACGGAAATAGTGGCCCGCGAGGTGGGTTTCCTGGGCGGCGCCGGTGACTCCGCGGGAAGCGGTGCGGCGAAGGCTCCGCAGGGTCCCCCGAAGAGCGCCACCGGTCAACGCAGCGCCGCCCCTCAACAGAGCCCCGAAGAGCTCCCGGAAATGTCGGGTCCTCCGGATGACGACATCCCCTTTTGA
- the tatA gene encoding twin-arginine translocase TatA/TatE family subunit yields MIGGIGMPELLVILVIVLIIFGAGKLPEIGAGLGKGIRNFKKATTEEPELPEKKAQAVEQLEAKNSESEKGKT; encoded by the coding sequence ATGATCGGTGGAATCGGAATGCCTGAATTGCTGGTGATCTTGGTCATTGTGCTCATCATTTTCGGAGCCGGAAAGCTCCCGGAGATCGGAGCCGGCCTGGGCAAGGGGATACGAAACTTCAAGAAGGCCACCACCGAGGAACCGGAACTACCGGAAAAGAAGGCGCAGGCGGTCGAGCAGTTGGAGGCCAAGAACTCCGAAAGCGAAAAGGGCAAGACCTGA
- the hemA gene encoding glutamyl-tRNA reductase: MHIVLMGMNHKTAPVEVRERLTAACAQRSNPVAFRTRLRHVDEIFFLSTCNRVEFLFTSVRPEGAIQEVRGLLNAHLGQPLLDVEPHLYVFQDMEAVRHLFRVASSLDSMVVGEPQILGQIKSAYREATVHRSVGVVLNRLLHKSFSVAKRVRSETLIGAYAVSISYAAVELARKIFGTLEGKSVLLIGAGEMAELAAEHFLAQGVRRIKVANRTLERAMELARRFNAGTIPFSQVADNLKEVDIVLSSTGSPETILNLQDVRPRMRERRNRPLFLIDIAVPRDIDPRINELDNVYLYDIDDLQGIVDLNRGERLKEAEKAEHIIDMETVSFQRWFQTLEVVPTIIALRRKAETIREAELRKTFAHLEDLDDRQREAVTVLTEAIVRKLLHDPILFLKKKSHRESKKLYVDFTQQLFNLSDGNGSDVAEPSQELL; encoded by the coding sequence ATGCATATCGTTTTGATGGGCATGAATCACAAGACAGCACCGGTTGAAGTGCGCGAGCGGCTGACCGCCGCCTGCGCCCAGAGATCGAACCCTGTGGCCTTTCGCACCCGGCTCCGGCATGTGGATGAAATCTTTTTTCTGTCCACCTGTAACCGCGTGGAGTTTCTTTTCACGAGCGTCCGGCCTGAAGGGGCGATCCAGGAAGTTCGAGGACTCCTGAACGCGCACCTCGGTCAGCCGCTCCTGGACGTCGAACCCCATCTCTATGTTTTTCAAGACATGGAGGCCGTCCGGCACCTTTTTCGGGTGGCTTCGAGCCTGGATTCCATGGTGGTAGGGGAGCCGCAGATCCTCGGCCAGATCAAATCGGCCTACCGCGAAGCCACGGTCCACCGCTCCGTGGGCGTGGTCCTCAACCGACTCCTTCACAAGTCCTTTTCGGTGGCCAAGCGGGTCCGCTCGGAAACCCTCATCGGAGCCTACGCGGTTTCCATCAGTTACGCGGCCGTGGAACTCGCGCGGAAGATTTTTGGAACTCTCGAAGGAAAAAGCGTGCTCCTCATCGGCGCGGGCGAAATGGCCGAACTGGCCGCCGAACATTTCCTGGCTCAGGGAGTGCGGCGCATCAAGGTCGCCAACCGCACCCTTGAACGAGCCATGGAACTGGCCCGCCGCTTCAACGCCGGGACCATCCCGTTCTCTCAAGTCGCTGATAATCTCAAGGAAGTGGACATCGTGCTCTCGTCCACGGGTTCACCCGAAACCATCCTCAACCTGCAGGACGTTCGCCCGAGAATGAGAGAACGACGGAACCGGCCTCTCTTTCTCATCGACATCGCGGTCCCCCGAGACATCGACCCCAGGATCAACGAACTGGACAACGTCTATCTCTATGACATCGACGACCTTCAGGGCATCGTGGACCTGAATCGCGGCGAACGCTTGAAAGAAGCGGAAAAGGCCGAACACATCATCGATATGGAAACGGTCAGCTTTCAGCGGTGGTTTCAAACGCTGGAAGTGGTTCCGACCATCATCGCGCTCCGGAGGAAGGCGGAAACCATTCGCGAGGCCGAACTGCGAAAGACGTTCGCCCACTTGGAAGACCTGGACGATCGTCAGCGTGAAGCCGTGACCGTGCTGACCGAAGCCATCGTCCGAAAGCTTCTTCATGACCCGATCCTCTTTCTGAAAAAGAAATCGCACAGGGAGAGCAAAAAGCTGTACGTGGATTTCACGCAGCAGCTGTTCAACCTTTCCGATGGAAACGGTTCCGATGTGGCTGAGCCTTCGCAGGAACTCCTCTGA
- the ccsB gene encoding c-type cytochrome biogenesis protein CcsB, whose amino-acid sequence MESIFLILATICYALGTVGYLVYLFREQDGVHRTAWTFLLAGAVLHGGAIVLRSVDRGHLAVTGSSEALSFFSWLLVVVYLIIQGRIGLRILGTFVSPLAVVFMLASRILPETILPSNAILRSTWVTIHVISLFSANALFAVAFCTAVMYLLQEREIKQKRFGLFFSRLPSLDRLDRIGRFCLLAGFPLMTAGLVTGFIYANSVWRSPWNWDPKEIFALITWCIYAVLLHERLAVGWRGRKAAWLAIFGFSAVLVTFLGVNLVFKGHHTVFIR is encoded by the coding sequence ATGGAAAGCATCTTCTTGATCCTGGCGACGATCTGTTATGCCCTGGGGACCGTCGGGTACCTGGTTTATCTATTCAGAGAACAGGACGGGGTACACCGGACGGCCTGGACCTTTCTCCTGGCCGGAGCGGTTCTTCACGGCGGGGCGATCGTGTTGCGCTCCGTGGACCGGGGCCACCTGGCCGTCACGGGAAGCTCGGAAGCGCTTTCCTTTTTCTCCTGGCTCCTGGTGGTGGTCTACCTGATTATCCAGGGGCGGATCGGCCTGCGCATCCTGGGGACCTTTGTCTCGCCTTTGGCGGTTGTCTTCATGCTGGCGAGCCGGATCCTCCCGGAGACCATCCTGCCGTCCAACGCCATTTTGCGGAGCACCTGGGTGACAATCCACGTGATCTCGCTCTTTTCCGCCAACGCGTTGTTCGCCGTGGCCTTCTGCACAGCGGTAATGTACCTCCTGCAGGAACGGGAGATCAAGCAGAAGCGTTTCGGTCTTTTCTTCAGCCGCCTCCCGTCGCTGGATCGCCTGGACCGGATCGGGCGTTTCTGCCTCCTTGCCGGCTTTCCGCTGATGACGGCCGGGCTCGTCACCGGCTTCATCTATGCCAACTCCGTGTGGCGGTCCCCATGGAACTGGGATCCCAAGGAGATCTTCGCGCTGATCACGTGGTGCATCTACGCTGTGCTGCTCCACGAACGGCTGGCGGTAGGGTGGCGCGGCCGCAAAGCGGCATGGCTGGCCATTTTCGGCTTCTCGGCCGTGCTGGTGACGTTCCTCGGCGTTAATCTGGTCTTCAAGGGCCACCATACTGTTTTCATCAGGTGA
- a CDS encoding precorrin-2 dehydrogenase/sirohydrochlorin ferrochelatase family protein yields MEMQRRYPIFLSLDGCTCLVVGGGGVGERKVRSLLESGARVRIVSRELTPWLEEMKDRGAISHVGSTYSPEHLEGVMLAFAATNDPALNLRIAGDARQRAVPCNMATDPECGSFIVPSSFSRGPLTVAVSTSGVSPALARKVRRDLERQFGLEWEILLRFLGLVRQAVQSRSNDSAENQMIFRTLVDLPLLRWIRQNDIQTALEKTAEVCGPHLSRQEAAALWDEAWKASS; encoded by the coding sequence ATGGAAATGCAACGCCGCTACCCGATTTTCCTTTCCCTCGACGGATGCACCTGCCTTGTGGTGGGTGGAGGCGGCGTGGGGGAACGCAAGGTGCGAAGTCTCCTCGAAAGCGGTGCCCGCGTTCGGATCGTTTCCCGGGAGCTCACGCCCTGGCTGGAGGAAATGAAGGATCGAGGGGCGATTTCCCACGTGGGATCGACCTATAGTCCGGAACACCTGGAAGGGGTGATGCTCGCTTTCGCTGCAACCAACGACCCGGCACTCAACCTCAGGATCGCCGGCGACGCCCGGCAGAGGGCGGTACCGTGCAACATGGCCACCGATCCGGAATGCGGCTCGTTCATTGTCCCGTCTTCCTTTTCGCGGGGACCGCTCACCGTGGCCGTAAGCACCTCCGGGGTGAGCCCCGCTCTCGCCCGAAAAGTGCGCCGGGACCTGGAACGCCAGTTCGGCCTGGAATGGGAGATCCTGCTCCGCTTCCTGGGCTTGGTGCGACAGGCCGTTCAGTCACGCAGCAACGATTCCGCGGAAAACCAGATGATTTTCAGGACCCTGGTGGATCTGCCGCTCCTGCGCTGGATCCGCCAAAACGACATTCAGACGGCGCTGGAAAAAACCGCCGAGGTTTGCGGACCCCACTTGAGCCGCCAGGAAGCGGCCGCCCTTTGGGATGAGGCATGGAAAGCATCTTCTTGA
- a CDS encoding polyprenyl synthetase family protein, with product MTEPAPTPVDPIEASALKARIYTQIRPDLERIEAELHGHLDSSIPLIGVIGRHIMGSGGKRLRPLLMVLSARLCGYQGNHDAPLAVSLEFLHAATLLHDDVVDNAELRRARPAANTVWGNPAAVLVGDFLYSKSVLMTVGYQNLRILEVFSDTTTRMAEGEVLQLMHSDNLEIDEPGYFEVIRRKTAVLMSAACRIGGIFGGGSSDQEKALGDYGHHLGIAFQLTDDALDYMGDRNELGKPVGNDLREGKATLPLIHAMRTAKPEDRRTIQRVFGSAAASPEAFETVRRIVHGSGGIEYTLQRALEHVATAKTALSIFPEHPSRGILLDIADYVLCRKT from the coding sequence GTGACGGAACCGGCCCCCACCCCTGTTGACCCCATCGAAGCTTCTGCACTGAAAGCACGCATTTACACTCAAATTCGTCCTGACCTCGAAAGGATCGAAGCCGAACTCCATGGGCATCTGGATTCCAGCATCCCCCTGATCGGGGTGATCGGCCGCCACATCATGGGAAGCGGCGGGAAACGGCTCCGGCCTCTCCTCATGGTGCTTTCGGCTCGGCTCTGCGGCTACCAGGGAAACCACGACGCCCCGCTCGCCGTTTCCCTGGAATTTCTTCACGCCGCCACGTTGCTTCACGACGATGTGGTGGACAACGCCGAACTGAGGCGCGCCCGGCCTGCGGCGAACACGGTCTGGGGAAACCCGGCGGCCGTGCTGGTGGGTGACTTCCTTTACTCCAAGTCCGTACTCATGACCGTCGGCTACCAGAACCTGCGCATCCTTGAAGTCTTCTCCGATACCACCACCCGGATGGCCGAAGGGGAAGTACTGCAATTGATGCATTCCGACAATCTAGAGATCGACGAGCCGGGCTATTTTGAAGTGATCCGGCGTAAAACTGCGGTGCTCATGAGCGCGGCCTGCCGAATCGGCGGCATTTTTGGAGGCGGAAGCTCGGACCAGGAGAAAGCGCTCGGAGATTACGGTCATCACCTGGGAATCGCCTTTCAGTTGACCGACGACGCCCTCGATTACATGGGCGACCGAAATGAGCTGGGAAAGCCGGTTGGTAACGACCTCCGGGAAGGAAAAGCCACACTGCCCCTGATTCATGCCATGAGGACCGCCAAACCCGAAGACCGCCGGACGATCCAGCGGGTATTCGGAAGCGCAGCGGCGAGTCCCGAAGCATTCGAAACGGTCCGAAGGATCGTCCATGGGAGTGGAGGCATCGAATACACGCTGCAGCGTGCTTTGGAACATGTCGCCACGGCCAAGACCGCCCTGTCGATCTTCCCCGAACACCCCAGCAGGGGTATTCTCCTGGACATCGCCGACTACGTGCTCTGCCGGAAGACCTGA
- the rimO gene encoding 30S ribosomal protein S12 methylthiotransferase RimO yields MTGVEKAADQAAPKASLISLGCAKNLVDSEVLAHQLTALGYRLSGNPGEASLIVVNTCGFLESAVEEAIETLLDVSRFKKNGSCRHLAAVGCMVQRYGKKLVDLLPEVDFFAGTSQYAEFASLFRQFLEDGRRRLHLRRSTYLLTAETPKERATARHTAYVKIAEGCSNRCSFCLIPKLRGPFRSRTVGDVVREISSLAEAGTVEVNLIAQDITAFGSDRNDSAGLIRLIEAIEAVAGIRWVRLLYAHPQRITADLLKTMNASRKVVPYLDVPFQHSAPGILQAMHRSGGCKSVEQVVELIRSELPEATLRTSLMVGFPGETKKEFKALCAFVERAQFDHVGVFVFSPEKGSLAARFPGRVSRRTAERRRSDLMEIQRAISRRRLRRWVGRRVPVLVEGVHPETDLLLVGRTAHQAPEVDGSVLITGGTAEVGRILDITITGSHDYDLEGFVAEATDERGEAAENPSAARL; encoded by the coding sequence ATGACCGGAGTTGAAAAGGCGGCTGATCAGGCCGCGCCCAAGGCGTCCCTCATCAGCCTGGGCTGTGCGAAGAACCTGGTGGACAGCGAAGTGTTGGCTCATCAGCTGACGGCCCTCGGATACCGCCTGAGCGGGAATCCCGGTGAAGCGTCGTTGATCGTCGTCAACACGTGCGGTTTTCTGGAAAGCGCCGTGGAAGAGGCCATCGAAACCCTCCTGGACGTTTCCCGTTTCAAGAAGAACGGATCCTGCCGGCATCTGGCGGCGGTCGGCTGCATGGTCCAGCGCTACGGAAAAAAGCTGGTGGACCTTCTTCCCGAAGTGGACTTTTTTGCCGGGACATCCCAGTATGCGGAGTTTGCATCGCTTTTCCGCCAGTTCCTTGAAGACGGGCGCCGGAGGCTCCATCTGCGCAGGTCCACGTATCTGCTCACCGCCGAAACGCCGAAGGAACGGGCCACCGCCCGGCACACGGCCTACGTCAAAATAGCCGAAGGCTGCAGCAACCGCTGCTCCTTCTGTCTGATTCCGAAACTTCGGGGACCCTTCCGCAGCCGAACCGTCGGTGACGTGGTTCGAGAAATATCGAGCCTCGCCGAGGCGGGCACCGTGGAAGTGAACCTGATCGCCCAGGACATCACCGCCTTCGGGTCCGACCGGAATGATTCCGCCGGCTTGATACGGCTCATCGAAGCAATCGAGGCGGTCGCCGGCATCCGCTGGGTGCGGCTCCTTTACGCCCACCCTCAACGGATCACGGCCGACTTGCTCAAAACCATGAACGCGAGCCGGAAGGTGGTTCCTTACCTGGATGTCCCCTTTCAGCATTCCGCCCCCGGCATTCTCCAGGCCATGCACCGGTCCGGTGGCTGCAAGTCGGTGGAACAAGTGGTGGAACTGATTCGCAGTGAACTGCCCGAGGCGACGCTGCGCACCTCGCTCATGGTCGGCTTTCCGGGCGAGACCAAGAAGGAATTCAAGGCATTGTGCGCCTTCGTGGAACGGGCCCAATTCGACCACGTGGGGGTTTTTGTCTTTTCGCCTGAAAAGGGGAGTCTCGCCGCACGTTTTCCCGGGCGGGTTTCGCGGAGGACCGCCGAGCGCCGGCGCAGCGACTTGATGGAGATCCAACGGGCGATTTCCAGGAGGCGCCTGAGGCGTTGGGTCGGTCGACGTGTTCCTGTGCTCGTTGAAGGCGTTCATCCGGAAACGGATCTGCTCCTGGTCGGCCGCACCGCCCACCAGGCGCCGGAGGTGGACGGTTCGGTCCTGATTACGGGCGGGACGGCGGAGGTCGGACGGATTTTGGACATTACCATCACGGGAAGCCACGACTACGACCTGGAGGGCTTCGTGGCGGAGGCCACAGACGAACGTGGGGAGGCGGCGGAGAACCCTTCCGCGGCAAGACTGTGA
- a CDS encoding lytic transglycosylase domain-containing protein, translating into MTAALRSWVQRQLRRAALTANQRKILISLAFSALLGGLVSPPPVLAEDLLVARTVPIVSKEYFARPSHGDTLILASLPSTEPPPSVSKYRVTTDTSLVDAPWRPEIQRYVSIYKNRGRKGFQESLERCWAYLPIMAEILQRSGLPTELVYVPLVESSFRKKAESQKGAAGFWQLMPTTAQAMGLRVDGWVDERLDPIMATEAAARYLKLLYDRFGSWPLALAAYNAGSGTVRKAIRRHRTDDFWELSARGGLPPQTRAFVPKIFAAVLLGANLEGNGFSRPRYLPIFDHTTILVRKPLSLVQVAGWIEGSVSDLRALNPSLKRDRLPPKKGYRLRLPTWAVTKFLSAYESHLKERG; encoded by the coding sequence ATGACGGCTGCTCTGCGTAGCTGGGTCCAACGGCAACTGAGGCGGGCGGCTCTTACGGCCAACCAAAGAAAGATTTTGATATCGCTCGCTTTTTCGGCACTCCTCGGAGGTCTTGTCTCTCCTCCGCCGGTTCTGGCGGAGGATCTGCTGGTTGCAAGGACCGTCCCCATCGTGTCCAAGGAATACTTTGCACGACCTTCCCACGGGGACACCTTGATCCTGGCCTCTCTACCTTCCACGGAACCACCTCCCAGCGTCAGCAAGTACCGCGTCACCACCGACACATCGTTGGTCGATGCTCCATGGCGCCCGGAGATTCAGCGTTATGTGAGCATTTACAAGAATCGGGGCCGAAAGGGTTTTCAGGAATCTCTGGAGCGTTGCTGGGCGTATCTGCCGATCATGGCCGAGATCCTCCAGCGTTCGGGACTGCCGACCGAACTGGTTTACGTTCCGTTGGTTGAGAGCAGCTTTCGGAAAAAGGCGGAGTCTCAAAAAGGGGCGGCGGGTTTCTGGCAGCTCATGCCGACCACCGCCCAGGCCATGGGACTCCGTGTGGACGGCTGGGTGGACGAGCGGCTGGATCCCATCATGGCCACGGAGGCCGCGGCCCGCTATCTGAAGCTCCTTTACGACCGTTTTGGTTCCTGGCCTCTGGCGCTGGCCGCCTACAACGCTGGATCCGGCACGGTGCGTAAGGCCATACGAAGGCACCGCACCGACGATTTCTGGGAACTGAGCGCCAGGGGAGGACTGCCCCCGCAGACCCGTGCCTTCGTCCCCAAGATCTTCGCCGCGGTGTTGCTGGGGGCGAATCTGGAAGGGAACGGGTTCAGCCGGCCGCGTTATCTTCCCATTTTCGATCACACGACCATCCTGGTCCGCAAGCCACTCAGCCTGGTCCAAGTGGCCGGATGGATCGAGGGTTCGGTGAGCGACCTCAGGGCCCTTAATCCGTCCCTCAAGAGGGACCGCCTGCCTCCGAAAAAAGGCTATCGCCTGCGGCTGCCCACATGGGCCGTCACGAAGTTTCTTTCGGCGTATGAAAGTCATCTGAAGGAAAGGGGCTGA
- the sat gene encoding sulfate adenylyltransferase, producing MSKLVPPHGKERKLKPLLLEGGALAAEKQKAETLKKVPITSREASDLIMLGIGAFTPLEGFMGYDDWKGVCDKYLMADGTFWPIPITVSADKDLADSIGANEEVALFDTENNEILGTMKVTEKYKIDKEYECKAVFWTNDAEGHPGVAKVMAQKEINLAGPVKVISESFYPTRFKEIYQRPAEARKMFDEKGWKTVAALQLRNPMHRSHEYLAKIAIEVCDGLYIHQLVGKLKAGDIPADVRVKAIQVLVDNYFVKDTVIQGGYPAEMRYAGPREALLHAVFRQNYGCSHLIVGRDHAGVGDYYGPFDAQKIFDEIPEGALELQPLKIDWTFYCHKCLGMASMRTCPHGKEDRLLLSGTMVRKTLSEGGELPKEFSRPEVVKVLQEYYQSLEEKVEIKLHGAATGDALKK from the coding sequence ATGTCGAAGCTCGTACCTCCGCACGGAAAAGAAAGAAAGCTCAAACCCTTGTTGCTTGAAGGAGGAGCCCTTGCGGCTGAGAAGCAGAAAGCCGAAACCTTGAAAAAGGTTCCCATCACCAGTCGGGAAGCGTCGGATTTGATCATGCTCGGCATCGGGGCCTTCACGCCGCTGGAAGGTTTCATGGGCTACGACGACTGGAAAGGCGTGTGTGACAAGTACCTCATGGCCGACGGGACCTTCTGGCCCATTCCCATTACGGTTTCTGCGGACAAGGATTTGGCCGACAGCATCGGTGCCAACGAGGAAGTGGCTCTCTTCGACACGGAGAATAACGAAATCCTCGGCACGATGAAGGTCACTGAAAAGTACAAGATCGACAAAGAGTACGAGTGCAAGGCGGTTTTCTGGACCAACGACGCCGAAGGGCACCCGGGCGTGGCGAAGGTGATGGCTCAGAAGGAGATCAACCTGGCCGGTCCGGTGAAGGTCATCAGCGAAAGCTTCTATCCCACGCGGTTCAAGGAAATTTATCAGCGTCCCGCGGAAGCCCGCAAGATGTTCGACGAAAAGGGCTGGAAGACGGTCGCGGCCCTTCAGCTCCGGAACCCCATGCACCGCAGCCACGAATACCTGGCCAAGATCGCCATCGAAGTGTGTGACGGGCTCTACATCCACCAGTTGGTCGGGAAGCTCAAAGCCGGCGATATTCCGGCGGACGTCCGCGTGAAGGCCATCCAGGTTTTGGTGGACAACTACTTCGTGAAGGACACGGTTATCCAGGGCGGTTACCCGGCGGAGATGCGTTACGCGGGACCACGTGAAGCGCTCCTTCACGCCGTTTTCCGCCAGAACTACGGCTGCAGCCACCTGATCGTCGGCCGAGACCACGCGGGCGTGGGCGACTATTACGGCCCATTCGACGCGCAGAAGATCTTCGATGAGATTCCGGAAGGCGCGCTGGAGCTTCAGCCGCTCAAGATCGACTGGACCTTCTACTGCCACAAGTGCCTGGGCATGGCGTCCATGAGGACCTGCCCGCACGGCAAGGAAGACCGCTTGCTGCTTTCGGGCACCATGGTGCGGAAGACCCTTTCGGAAGGTGGGGAGCTGCCGAAGGAATTTTCCCGGCCGGAGGTGGTGAAGGTTCTCCAGGAATACTACCAGAGCCTGGAAGAGAAGGTGGAGATCAAGCTGCACGGCGCCGCCACCGGAGATGCCCTCAAGAAATAG
- the aprB gene encoding adenylyl-sulfate reductase subunit beta, whose translation MPSYVILEKCDGCKGQDKTACMYICPNDLMVLDKEKMKAYNRAPEMCWECYNCVKICPQQAIDVRAYADFVPMGASVVPLRGSEDIMWTVKFRSGQVKRFKFPIRTTPEGQAKPWPDEWSTGTEDLKSPVLCTEPASTLAPQLPTLKK comes from the coding sequence ATGCCAAGTTATGTGATTCTGGAAAAGTGCGACGGCTGCAAGGGGCAAGACAAGACGGCTTGCATGTACATCTGCCCCAATGATCTTATGGTTTTGGACAAGGAAAAGATGAAGGCTTACAATCGTGCTCCCGAAATGTGCTGGGAGTGCTACAACTGCGTGAAGATTTGTCCTCAGCAGGCCATCGACGTGCGCGCCTATGCCGACTTCGTTCCCATGGGTGCCTCCGTTGTGCCTCTGCGCGGTTCGGAAGACATCATGTGGACGGTCAAGTTCCGTTCCGGCCAGGTCAAGCGGTTCAAGTTCCCCATTCGGACGACGCCGGAAGGCCAGGCCAAGCCTTGGCCGGATGAGTGGAGCACGGGAACCGAAGATCTGAAGAGCCCGGTGTTGTGCACCGAACCGGCTTCGACTCTGGCTCCTCAACTTCCCACCTTAAAGAAGTAA